In a single window of the Trichoderma breve strain T069 chromosome 6, whole genome shotgun sequence genome:
- a CDS encoding oxidoreductase family, NAD-binding rossmann fold domain-containing protein, producing MASKTFNVGVVGYGLSAKVFHIPFITTTPGLKLHSIVQRSPKANDSAPADYPDLKHYTSSDDLIADADVDVIVVTTPPDNHFDLTKKALESGKHVLTEKPFVPTSAEAQKLADIAKSAGKLICVYQNRRWDADFLLAKHLIQTGALGRVLEFNTHFDRYRADAPTNWKGQLGISKGGSALFDLGTHLIDQAYVLFGLPQSVHGRLLNQREGRPEFETPDAVVAQLTYPDGLLVNVNISALSAEVDQLRYWVRGTKGSFRKFHLDPQEDYLRAGGKPTDSGYGIESTDRSTLTAVDEATGKSSQVPVPELAPETYRTFFSEFAKALQSGKAEDIPVKAEQSRDVLRIIEGVLESAKTGKDVILA from the exons ATGGCTAGCAAGACCTTCAACGTCGGTGTCGTCGGCTACGG cctctccGCCAAAGTCTTCCACATCcccttcatcaccacaaccCCCGGCCTCAAGCTGCACTCCATCGTCCAGCGCTCCCCCAAGGCCAACGACTCCGCCCCCGCCGACTACCCTGACCTCAAGCACTACACTTCCTCCGACGACCTCAtcgccgacgccgacgtcGATGTCATTGTCGTCACCACCCCGCCCGACAACCACTTCGACCTCACCAAGAAGGCCCTCGAGTCCGGCAAGCACGTCCTGACCGAGAAGCCCTTCGTCCCCACCTCCGCCGAGGCCCAGAAGCTCGCCGACATTGCAAAGTCCGCTGGCAAGCTCATCTGCGTGTACCAGAACCGCCGCTGGGACGCTGATTTCCTGCTGGCCAAGCACCTCATCCAGACGGGCGCCCTCGGTCGTGTCCTTGAGTTCAACACCCACTTCGACCGCTACCGCGCCGACGCCCCGACCAACTGGAAGGGCCAGCTGGGCATCTCCAAGGGCGGCAGCGCGCTGTTCGACCTGGGAACCCACCTCATCGACCAGGCCTACGTGCTCTTCGGCCTTCCCCAGTCCGTCCACGGCCGCCTGCTCAACCAGCGCGAGGGCCGCCCCGAGTTCGAGACCCCGGACGCCGTCGTCGCTCAGCTGACATACCCGGACGGCCTGCtcgtcaacgtcaacatCAGCGCCCTCAGCGCAGAGGTCGACCAGCTGCGCTACTGGGTCCGCGGCACAAAGGGCAGCTTCCGAAAGTTCCACCTCGACCCCCAGGAGGACTACCTGCGCGCCGGCGGCAAGCCCACCGACTCCGGCTACGGCATTGAGAGCACCGACCGCAGCACATTGACTGCCGTCGACGAGGCTACCGGCAAGTCTAGCCAGGTGCCTGTCCCCGAGCTCGCTCCCGAGACGTACCGTACTTTCTTTAGCGAGTTTGCCAAGGCCCTGCAGAGCGGCAAGGCTGAAGATATCCCTGTCAAGGCTGAGCAGTCGCGGGATGTGCTGAGGATTATTGAGGGTGTTTTGGAGAGCGCAAAGACTGGCAAGGACGTTATTCTTGCTTAA
- a CDS encoding GMC oxidoreductase domain-containing protein encodes MASNLALGGYSVLLLEAGDDSTYQGADVPIVGSGYPLGLTWDFFCKHYPEGDPRNLEFNHLTWMTPEGRYWVGKTDPPEGSELLGIYYPRGATLGGSSMINGLNVHLPPDKLWDSYAELLGDDSWNSKNFRSIFEKIEHNNYLSPKTPGHGFKGYFQASMPNRVGKPQPVTNPYMKALAEDIGEKQPLTDLVRRDPNVLDPRRDTQEAIYGLALHTYANGTRYSSRYLVQETAASHHPLTISLNSLATRVLFDKPKHGKPRAVGVEYLQGKALYRGDIRHNDDDSGVLRNATARREVIVSGGAFNSPQILMLSGIGPKDHLESLGIDVVVDSPGVGQNLMDNEELPIVAQGAAYINASLVLGYPLLKTNASLDGDNDIWLLQAGVPFRGFWPSNQTNENLPKDPPGTWGVGLVKGNPQNTAGYVRLRTKDPRDRPEINFNLFASDGDKVDQSAMRETMNRIRRNFVRSGAEVVEPACPTGLKADGSCSDPDVDATWLEGQTFGHHPTCTCRMGPDGDANAVLDNKLRVRGVDGLRVVDASSFPKVPGWFPALPTFMIAQKVSEEMVKELKY; translated from the exons ATGGCTTCCAATTTGGCCCTAGGAGGATACTCTGTGCTACTACTTGAAGCCGGCGACGACAGCACTTACCAGGGAGCTGACGTACCAATCGTTGGAAGTGGGTATCCTCTGGGGCTAACTTGGGATTTCTTCTGCAAACATTATCCAGAGGGTGATCCGCGTAACTTGGAGTTCAATCACCTTACCTGGATGACGCCTGAGGGTCGTTATTGGGTTGGGAAGACAGATCCTCCCGAGGGCTCTGAGCTTCTTGGTATTTATTATCCTCGGGGTGCCACACTCGGTGGATCATCTATGATCAATGGATTAAAcgtccatcttcctcctGATAAGCTTTGGGATAGCTATGCAGAGCTTCTGGGTGACGACAGTTGGAA TTCCAAGAACTTCCGCTCGATATTTGAGAAAATCGAGCACAACAACTATCTAAGCCCGAAAACTCCCGGCCATGGCTTCAAAGGCTACTTCCAAGCGTCCATGCCCAACCGCGTGGGCAAGCCCCAGCCAGTGACAAATCCTTACATGAAGGCTCTTGCCGAGGATATTGGCGAAAAGCAGCCGCTCACGGACCTAGTGAGAAGAGACCCCAATGTGCTTGACCCCCGTCGTGATACTCAAGAAGCAATCTACGGTCTGGCCCTACATACATACGCCAACGGTACCCGGTATAGCTCTCGCTATTTAGTACAAGAAACCGCGGCGTCACACCATCCGCTGACCATCTCACTCAACTCTCTTGCTACTCGCGTTCTGTTCGACAAACCCAAGCATGGTAAACCACGAGCGGTGGGTGTGGAATACCTGCAGGGCAAAGCACTCTATCGCGGTGATATTCGCCATAACGATGATGATTCTGGTGTACTACGCAATGCCACAGCTCGTCGCGAGGTTATCGTCTCCGGTGGCGCCTTCAACTCACCGCAGATTCTTATGCTTAGTGGCATTGGGCCAAAGGACCACCTGGAATCCCTTGGAATAGACGTTGTAGTCGACAGCCCCGGCGTGGGCCAGAACTTGATGGACAATGAGGAATTGCCAATTGTCGCACAAGGCGCAGCATACATCAACGCTTCACTGGTTCTCGGCTACCCTCTGCTTAAGACAAATGCTTCTCTTGACGGAGATAACGACATCTGGTTGCTGCAAGCCGGCGTTCCTTTCCGTGGGTTCTGGCCAAGCAACCAAACGAATGAGAATCTGCCAAAAGATCCCCCAGGTACATGGGGTGTCGGCTTGGTGAAAGGCAACCCACAAAACACAGCTGGATACGTCCGCCTCCGTACCAAGGATCCGCGCGACCGACCCGAGATTAACTTCAATCTCTTCGCTAGTGACGGAGATAAAGTTGATCAGAGTGCCATGAGGGAGACAATGAACCGCATCCGTCGCAACTTTGTACGCAGCGGCGCTGAAGTTGTTGAACCCGCATGCCCAACTGGATTAAAGGCGGATGGTAGCTGCTCTGATCCTGATGTCGATGCAACTTGGCTCGAGGGACAGACTTTTGGCCACCATCCAACCTGTACGTGCCGCATGGGTCCGGATGgtgatgccaatgccgttCTGGACAACAAGCTTCGTGTGCGAGGAGTTGATGGGCTTCGAGTCGTCGATGCAAGCTCGTTCCCCAAGGTCCCGGGGTGGTTTCCAGCTTTGCCGACCTTTATGATTGCCCAGAAGGTGTCGGAAGAAATGGTGAAAGAGCTGAAGTATTGA
- a CDS encoding splicing factor 1 helix-hairpin domain-containing protein, with protein sequence MSWRSQGITGSNNIPLGKSRRFGGEEEEDGFVEERDLKRGRDPEPRSEADGPRRRKKRNRWGDASENKAAGLMGLPTAILSSMTSEQLEAYTLHLRIEEISQKLRIDDVVPADGDRSPSPPPQYDNHGRRINTREYRYRKRLEDERHKLVEKAMKTIPNYHPPQDYRRPTKTQEKVYVPVNDYPEINFIGLLIGPRGNTLKKMENDSGAKIAIRGKGSVKEGKGRSDAAHSSNQEEDLHCLIMADTEEKVNKAKQLIHNVIETAASIPEGQNELKRNQLRELAALNGTLRDDENQACQNCGKIGHRKYDCPERQNYTASIICRVCGNAGHMARDCPDRQRGANWRNDAGGARPAGRIGGGDAVDREMEQLMQELGGGSGAAPAQIEAGPSSNNYNGNSEAKPWQRGPTGGPAPWRSRNQDSNDGGNGGSSAAPWARDRNRGHENSNGNGHGGENNYYGQQNYGSSSGGAAPWHQQAHQAPQHQAPGMGGYPNYAAAYGAYGAAPGLGPLNALIQQYSGSAPPPPPPSGDAPPPPPSDQPPPPPPPGA encoded by the exons ATGTCCTGGAGGAGTCAAGGCATCACGGGCTCGAACAACATCCCGCTGGGGAAATCGCGGCGCTTCGgcggcgaagaggaagaggatggctTTGTCGAGGAACGCGATCTCAAACGGGGCCGCGATCCTGAACCACGAAGCGAAGCCGATGGCCCTCGCCGCCGCAAGAAGCGCAATCGTTGGGGCGACGCGTCCGAGAACAAGGCTGCCGGTCTTATGGGGCTCCCGACCGCCATTCTCTCGTCCATGACGagcgagcagctcgaggcaTACACTCTGCATCTTCGTATCGAGGAAATCAGCCAGAAGCTTCGCATCGACGACGTCGTCCCCGCAGATGGTGACCG ATCCCCTTCGCCACCACCCCAGTACGACAACCATGGTCGACGTATCAACACCCGAGAATATCGCTATCGCAAGCGCCTCGAGGACGAGCGCCACAAGCTGGTCGAAAAGGCCATGAAGACCATTCCCAACTACCACCCGCCCCAGGATTACCGCAGGCCGACAAAGACCCAGGAGAAAGTCTACGTGCCTGTTAACGACTACCCGGAGATTAACTTCA TTGGTTTACTTATCGGACCCCGTGGTAATACACtaaagaagatggagaatgaCTCTGGagccaagattgccattcGTGGCAAGGGCTccgtcaaggagggcaagggtCGCTCTGATGCAGCTCACTCCAGTAACCAGGAGGAAGATCTTCACTGTTTGATCATGGCAGATACCGAAGAAAAGGTCAACAAGGCGAAGCAGCTCATCCACAACGTTATCGAAACC GCAGCTTCCATTCCTGAAGGCCAAAACGAACTCAAGCGTAACCAGCTTCGAGAACTTGCGGCCCTCAACGGAACTCTTCGAGATGACGAGAACCAAGCCTGTCAGAACTGTGGTAAGATTGGACATCGCAAATACGATTGTCCCGAGCGACAGAACTACACCGCCAGCATCATCTGCCGAGTCTGTGGCAATGCCGGCCATATGGCTAGAGATTGTCCGGACCGCCAGAGAGGTGCCAATTGGCGCAACGATGCGGGTGGTGCTCGACCTGCAGGTAGGATCGGAGGTGGCGATGCTGTTGATCGTGAAATGGAG CAACTCATGCAAGAacttggcggcggctctgGAGCTGCCCCAGCGCAGATCGAGGCCGGcccaagcagcaacaactaCAATGGAAACAGCGAAGCGAAGCCATGGCAACGAGGACCTACTGGTGGACCCGCGCCCTGGAGATCCCGCAACCAAGACTCTAATGACGGAGGCAACGGCGGAAGCTCTGCGGCTCCTTGGGCACGCGATCGCAATCGCGGCCACGAGAATAGCAACGGCAACGGTCACGGCGGCGAAAACAACTACTATGGACAACAGAACTAtggctcttcatctggagGAGCGGCTCCGTGGCACCAACAGGCTCACCAAGCACCGCAGCACCAGGCTCCTGGAATGGGTGGGTATCCCAACTACGCCGCTGCGTACGGTGCCTATGGCGCTGCACCTG GTCTTGGTCCTCTCAACGCTCTCATCCAGCAGTACTCAGGATcagcaccgccgcctcctcctccttctggagatgctcctcctcctcctccgagCGATCAGccccctccgcctcctccccctGGCGCGTAA
- a CDS encoding ankyrin repeats (3 copies) domain-containing protein, which produces MPNTHTPPSSRYEFKIAVLCALPLEASILQGLFDAQWDAEKYGKDPADTNAYSLGVLGPHNVVLVHMPNIGKVAAAVAAANLHTSFRGIQLALVVGICGGAPFGPAGELILGDVVISEGLVQYDLGRRLPYTFVRKDTPVENLPRPRPEVRAALAKLQTGQGRDQLQNKMLGHLRLLRQRSDLAIPYPGPEKDQLFSPNHLHMHQPPSPCVICTNNRDYLCSSATRASCDELGCSELDPRPRSRLLHSSNESQPVVNFGLVATGDTVMRSGEDRDRISARDEVIAFEMEGAGVWETFPAALVIKGVCDYADSHKNKTWQAYAAATAAAAAKAFLEYWHIGECYTSNPITTIHRSAVAISLPTSLPQHSQDNSEYRKTRQFGTRELEIMKKLNTSPYRDRKDRNPDRVVGTCEWFIQHQLFQDWRDSPASRLLWVSADPGCGKSVLVKYLVDSIVLTTPKTTVCYFFFKDDFEDQKSITSALCCIIYQLFQQNPALFTEAIVNQVEAGGERFLSSFSDLWHILLLAAEDVHAGEIICILDAIDECDDHGRSQLAKALCKLYGPDSRLNLKLKFLVTSRPFGNIRQGFQPLQVSGMPIIHLSGESEEEMKKIAAEIDIYIRARLMRVPNRTYLWVHLTLDLIENDINIDKAGILRATTHIPKTVDEAYNRILSKTAERALSLEELGFALSIQRHHRSCNDIDIKHEDRLRENIRDTCGLFVTVIQSRVYLLHQTAREFLVRDTQLLSTDYINPDLEWKHIILPHKSHKTLAKICISCLLLSDRGAKHVVRYHQSESTNGCILFNYSANYWTKHLRESHTKISEHMEQSIWKLCNVNSRLCERWLSVFWKKTSSTAFPEQFTTLMVVSYFGLDAMVKIILSTIADDDELNARDGTYGRSALSWAAGNGFDDVVKLLARGGRSWRRKLSLLLFGNLSEIDSMDASDNIGGTPLFYAMTYRREAIAKLLLEHGATPISEDKMATKLFFSAVEKDDVRVVQLFLESGFDIELRDRNNQTPLLSAFKLKHRDTFQVLLDRGANIDIRDGKGLTPLHYAAQSGDMDLVQLLLDKGASIDLVDNKKRTPLHYAIKSEDIHFIQFFLDNGANIDSVDINSHTPLHYAVKSRVINRGINRNNNRGINRGISLGVKLDIDRVNVPLYTGAVIESPGLNKRTPLDHATEPKNIVIVRLLLNYNANINSVDLSKRTPLSYAIESRDIKLIQLLVERGADAKLLHEEEQALIYVHQRRLLYVDIENAARPRVWGKPPRNEGYHQSNHSL; this is translated from the exons ATGCCCAATACTCACACCCCGCCGAGCAGTCGGTATGAGTTCAAGATCGCCGTTCTTTGTGCTTTGCCGCTGGAGGCAAGCATCCTCCAAGGACTATTTGATGCTCAATGGGACGCTGAAAAGTATGGCAAAGACCCAGCAGACACAAACGCTTACTCGCTGGGTGTGCTTGGACCTCACAACGTTGTTCTTGTGCACATGCCCAACATAGGAAAGGTTGCCGCTGCCGTTGCAGCCGCCAATCTTCACACCAGCTTTCGTGGGATTCAGCTTGCACTTGTGGTCGGGATTTGTGGTGGTGCGCCTTTTGGGCCGGCGGGTGAACTCATACTGGGTGATGTTGTCATCAGTGAAGGGCTAGTTCAATACGATCTCGGGAGGCGATTGCCTTATACCTTTGTGCGAAAAGACACACCTGTGGAAAACCTACCGAGGCCTAGACCTGAAGTTCGTGCGGCTTTAGCCAAGCTACAAACAGGCCAGGGTCGAGACCAGTTGCAGAATAAAATGTTGGGGCATCTTCGATTATTGCGTCAGCGATCTGATCTTGCGATACCGTATCCTGGACCAGAAAAGGATCAATTATTCAGCCCGAATCATCTCCACATGCATCAACCTCCATCGCCATGTGTGATATGTACTAATAATCGAGATTATTTGTGTTCGTCGGCTACGAGAGCGAGTTGTGATGAGCTTGGATGCAGCGAACTAGATCCAAGGCCTCGCTCCAGGCTGCTACATTCATCAAACGAATCCCAGCCCGTTGTTAACTTTGGGCTTGTGGCCACGGGAGATACCGTGATGAGATCTGGAGAAGATCGAGATAGGATTTCTGCTCGCGATGAAGTGATCGCTTTTGAAATGGAGGGCGCGGGAGTATGGGAGACGTTTCCTGCCGCTCTGGTCATCAAAGGCGTGTGTGACTACGCGGACAGTCACAAGAACAAAACATGGCAAGCTTATGCAGCTgccacggcggcggcggctgccaAAGCCTTCTTAGAATATTGGCACATAGGCGAGTGCTACACTTCAAATCCGATCACGACCATTCATAGATCGGCGGTAGCTATTTCCTTACCAACAAGCTTGCCTCAGCATTCACAGGATAACTCTGAGTATCGAAAGACGAGACAGTTTGGAACGAGAGAGTTGGAGATAATGAAAAAACTCAATACCTCACCCTACCGAGATCGGAAAGACCGAAACCCAGACAGAGTAGTCGGAACATGCGAATGGTTTATTCAGCACCAACTCTTCCAAGATTGGAGAGATAGCCCTGCTTCGAGACTCCTTTGGGTCTCTGCTGACCCAGGATGCGGCAAGTCAGTCCTGGTGAAATACTTAGTCGACAGCATCGTTTTGACTACGCCAAAAACAACGGTGtgctatttcttttttaaagaTGATTTTGAAGATCAGAAAAGCATTACCAGTGCTCTCTGTTGCATTATATACCAGCTGTTTCAGCAGAATCCTGCCTTGTTCACTGAAGCCATCGTCAAtcaagttgaagctggcgGGGAGCGGTTCCTTAGTTCATTCAGCGATCTATGGCATATCCTTCTCCTCGCAGCCGAAGATGTACACGCTGGGGAAATCATTTGTATTCTTGACGCAATTGATGAGTGTGATGACCACGGACGGTCTCAGCTTGCTAAAGCACTGTGCAAGCTATATGGCCCTGATAGCCGCTTGAATCTCAAGTTGAAATTTCTAGTAACAAGCAGGCCGTTCGGCAACATACGACAGGGCTTCCAACCGCTACAAGTCTCTGGAATGCCCATTATCCATCTAAGCGGagagagtgaagaagaaatgaaaaagatCGCCGCAGAGATTGACATATATATCAGGGCCAGG CTTATGAGAGTACCCAACAGGACTTATCTTTGGGTTCATCTCACTCTGGATCTTATCGAGAACGATATAAACATTGACAAAGCCGGGATACTTCGAGCTACTACCCATATTCCAAAGACAGTCGATGAAGCCTATAACAGGATACTTTCCAAAA CGGCTGAAAGAGCTCTATCGTTAGAAGAACTCGGATTTGCTCTGTCTATCCAGAGGCACCATCGGTCTTGTAATGATATTGACATCAAACATGAAGATCGTTTGAGAGAGAATATACGGGATACCTGCGGACTTTTTGTGACAGTTATTCAATCGAGGGTCTACCTCCTTCACCAGACTGCGAGGGAATTCTTAGTCCGGGATACCCAATTACTTTCAACTGATTACATCAATCCGGATCTTGAATGGAAGCATATTATTTTGCCGCATAAGTCCCACAAGACTTTGGCGAAGATCTGCATTTCTTGCCTTCTCCTGTCGGATCGTGGTGCTAAGCACGTCGTGAGGTATCATCAGTCCGAATCTACGAACGGCTGCATTCTTTTCAATTATTCCGCCAACTATTGGACTAAACATCTCCGAGAATCGCATACCAAGATAAGTGAGCACATGGAGCAGTCGATTTGGAAGTTATGTAATGTCAATTCAAGGCTTTGTGAGCGTTGGCTTTCGGTCTTTTGGAAAAAGACGTCAAGTACAGCCTTCCCTGAGCAATTCACAACGCTCATGGTTGTATCGTACTTTGGACTTGACGCGATGGTAAAGATTATACTATCTACCAtagccgatgatgacgaacTGAATGCTCGAGATGGGACTTATGGGCGATCAGCCCTCTCTTGGGCTGCTGGAAACGGCTTTGACGATGTTGTCAAGTTATTGGCTCGAGGTGGTCGCAGCTGGCGCAGAAAATTATCCTTACTACTGTTTGGCAATCTTTCTGAAATCGACTCCATGGATGCCTCCG ATAACATTGGTGGTACGCCGCTATTTTATGCTATGACTTACAGACGAGAGGCTATCGCCAAACTACTGCTCGAGCATGGAGCGACTCCCATATCAGAGGATAAGATGGCCACCAAACTATTCTTCTCCGCTGTGGAAAAGGACGATGTACGAGTTGTTCAATTATTCCTTGAATCAGGCTTCGATATCGAATTAAGAGATCGCAATAATCAGACGCCACTGCTATCAGCCTTTAAATTGAAACACCGGGATACTTTTCAAGTTCTCTTAGACCGAGGAGCTAATATTGATATTCGAGATGGAAAGGGACTTACACCACTTCATTATGCAGCCCAATCTGGAGATATGGATCTTGttcagctcctccttgacaaagGCGCTTCTATTGACTTGGTCGATAACAAAAAACGCACGCCTCTTCATTATGCAATTAAATCTGAAGATATTCATTTTATTCAGTTCTTTCTCGACAACGGCGCTAATATCGACTCGGTCGATATAAACAGCCATACACCGCTTCATTATGCAGTTAAATCTAGGGTTATCAATCGCGGTATCAATCGCAATAATAATCGTGGTATTAATCGCGGTATTAGTCTCGGTGTTAAACTCGATATTGATCGCGTCAATGTCCCTCTCTACACTGGTGCTGTTATCGAATCCCCCGGTTTAAACAAACGCACGCCGCTTGATCATGCAACCGAACCTAAAAATATTGTTATCGTCCGGCTCCTTCTCAACTACAACGCTAACATCAACTCAGTCGATTTAAGCAAACGCACGCCACTCTCTTACGCCATCGAGTCTAGGGATATCAAGCTCATTCAGCTTTTGGTCGAAAGAGGTGCCGACGCAAAGTTActgcatgaagaagagcaagcatTGATATATGTGCACCAGCGTCGACTGCTGTACGTAGATATTGAAAATGCTGCCCGTCCACGTGTTTGGGGGAAGCCACCTCGCAACGAAGGGTATCACCAGAGCAATCATTCCCTATGA
- a CDS encoding lysophospholipase catalytic domain-containing protein — MSRLAVLLAAAAVLAPAGASAVPPDNIRYRDFQEFPRSLEGRATDQSPKGYAPSPVDCPSTRPQIRIGSELSPQEREWLPRRRNATIAPIRAFLNRVSIPGFNSDRYLANVEKDSRALPNIGLAVSGGGYRAMLNGAGAIAAWDSRSPGSNDTGALGGLLQSATYLSGLSGGGWLVGSIYTNNFTTIQDALNSDTIWQTQNNILKGPEQYSLVGYYNEIFDDVDAKDDAGYDRSITDYWGRMLSYQLVDATNGGPGFTFSSIADDPDFKNAQTPLPFLVADGRAPGQVIISNNSTVFDINPWEMGSSDPTLNGYVPLKYAGSKFANGSLPRNESCMVGFDNVGYIMGTSSTLFNQIILYLQDGNSTLVPKGIPNFVIKIVSGILTVLGNDNNDIADWTPNPFKGWNPENNPGAGSTRLTLVDGGEDLQNIPYHPHLLQERKVDVVFSVDSSADTDNAWPNGASPIATYERAIDKISNGTGFPYVPGHNTFLNLGFNTKPVFFGCNSTNVTSESPLIVYIPNYPYQFNSNISTFTMSYELDERNAVVTNGWDVVTQGNSTRDSNWPVCVGCAMLSRSFERTRTPVPDACNKCFQQYCWNGTLAEQEPAEYNPSLFGTPIKIESMGTRSAGSATMMTALAAVVCAVLLM, encoded by the exons ATGAGCCGTTTGGCGGTTCTGCTCGCTGCGGCGGCTGTCCTGGCGCCGGCCGGGGCTTCTGCAG TACCTCCTGACAACATCCGCTATCGCGATTTCCAAGAGTTCCCCCGGTCTCTCGAGGGCCGAGCTACCGATCAGTCACCCAAGGGCTATGCACCCTCCCCAGTCGATTGCCCCAGCACTCGTCCCCAGATTCGCATCGGCTCCGAGCTGAGTCCCCAGGAGAGGGAATGGCTTCCTCGGAGACGCAATGCGACCATTGCGCCCATCCGTGCCTTCCTGAATCGAGTCTCCATCCCTGGCTTCAACAGCGACAGGTATCTGGCCAATGTTGAAAAGGACAGCAGGGCGTTGCCCAACATCGGCCTGGCCGTTTCTGGAGGTGGCTACCGAGCCATGTTGAACGGAGCCGGAGCCATTGCCGCCTGGGATTCTCGGTCACCTGGTAGTAACGACACAGGTGCTCTGGGCGGTTTGCTACAGAGTGCAACCTATCTCTCCGGCCTGTCTGGAGGTGGCTGGCTGGTTGGCAGCATCTACACCAACAACTTCACCACTATTCAGGATGCTCTCAACTCGGATACCATCTGGCAGACACAAAACAACATTCTGAAAG GACCTGAGCAGTATAGCTTGGTAGGCTACTACAATGAAATCTTTGACGACGTTGATGCCAAGGACGATGCTGGCTACGACCGTTCCATCACCGATTACTGGGGTCGCATGTTGTCGTATCagcttgtcgatgccacGAATGGCGGCCCTGGCTTCACATTCTCTTCCATTGCCGATGACCCCGACTTTAAGAACGCCCAAACGCCTCTCCCTTTCCTTGTTGCAGATGGTCGTGCACCGGGCCAggtcatcatctccaacaacTCTACCGTCTTCGACATTAACCCTTGGGAGATGGGCTCATCTGACCCAACCCTTAATGGTTACGTGCCACTCAAGTACGCCGGCTCCAAATTCGCCAATGGCTCCTTACCCAGGAACGAGAGCTGCATGGTTGGCTTTGACAACGTCGGCTACATAATGGGCACTTCTAGTACTCTCTTCAACCAGATTATCCTCTATCTCCAGGACGGCAATAGCACTCTTGTTCCCAAGGGAATTCCCAATTTTGTCATCAAGATCGTCAGTGGTATCTTGACTGTGCTTGGCAACGATAACAACGACATTGCGGACTGGACACCCAACCCCTTCAAGGGCTGGAACCCAGAGAACAACCCCGGCGCTGGCAGCACCCGACTGACGTtggttgatggtggtgaggaTCTGCAGAATATCCCCTACCACCCTCACCTCCTGCAGGAGCGCAAGGTCGACGTCGTCTTCTCCGTCGACTCATCGGCCGATACCGACAACGCCTGGCCTAATGGTGCCTCTCCCATTGCCACGTACGAGCgtgccattgacaagatcTCCAACGGCACCGGATTCCCCTACGTCCCTGGCCATAACACGTTCCTCAACCTTGGCTTCAACACCAAGCCCGTCTTCTTTGGCTGCAACTCCACCAACGTGACGAGCGAATCGCCCTTGATCGTCTACATACCCAACTACCCCTACCAATTCAACTCCAACATTTCCACCTTCACGATGTCGTACGAGCTGGACGAGCGTAACGCCGTTGTCACCAACGGCTGGGACGTCGTCACCCAAGGCAACTCGACGCGCGACTCCAACTGGCCCGTGTGCGTCGGCTGCGCCATGCTGTCCCGCAGCTTCGAGCGCACCAGAACCCCCGTGCCAGATGCCTGCAACAAGTGCTTCCAGCAGTACTGCTGGAACGGCACGCTCGCGGAGCAGGAACCGGCGGAGTACAACCCGTCCTTGTTCGGTACGCCTATTAAGATTGAGAGCATGGGCACGAGATCGGCTGGCAGtgcgacgatgatgacggcgttggcggcggtggtgtgTGCAGTTTTGCTCATGTAA